From Aedes albopictus strain Foshan chromosome 1, AalbF5, whole genome shotgun sequence, one genomic window encodes:
- the LOC109421097 gene encoding small ribosomal subunit protein mS23, with amino-acid sequence MASSRLEKIGTIVTRTEGLLRSGAMKWDDRPLWYDVVKAFPPKEEPRFDRPAPNVTVRPIFYAEDAVRAKFHKLQTRSQFLTNLADMRNKTATQHFIEIYQQLQQQGALDEEKVFETAQEMLEQKLGQLKLERTATPPVQQKQQQQPAQAGAEQPEAKTVQLQDIFKE; translated from the exons ATGGCCAGCAGTCGCTTGGAAAAAATCGGCACCATCGTCACTAG AACCGAAGGATTGTTACGCTCCGGGGCCATGAAGTGGGACGATCGGCCACTGTGGTACGACGTGGTAAAAGCCTTCCCACCGAAGGAGGAACCCCGCTTTGATCGACCCGCTCCCAATGTGACCGTTCGACCGATTTTCTACGCCGAGGATGCAGTTCGGGC GAAATTTCACAAACTGCAGACCCGATCGCAATTTCTAACGAACCTAGCCGATATGCGTAACAAAACGGCAACGCAGCATTTCATTGAAATTTACCAGCAGTTGCAGCAGCAAGGTGCGCTGGACGAGGAGAAGGTATTCGAAACGGCACAGGAAATGCTAGAGCAAAAGTTGGGTCAACTGAAGCTGGAGAGAACGGCGACTCCTCCGGTGcaacagaagcagcagcagcaaccggCGCAAGCTGGTGCCGAACAACCTGAAGCCAAAACCGTTCAGTTGCAAGATATTTTTAAGGAATAA